CGTCGTCGCGCATCCGCGCGAGCTCGGCAGCGCCGATCATGCCGCGCGTCTCGTCGGTCAGCGGCGTGTGGACCGACAGCACCTGCGAGCGCTCGAGCAGCTCGTCGAGGCTCACGTGCGTCACGCCGCGGAACTCGGTCGCGCCGTCGGGCGCCGCGGCGTCGTACCCGATGACCTCGTAGCCGAGGCCGGCCGCCTTGCGGGCGGTCGCCGTGCCGATGAGGCCGAGGCCGAGCACGCCGAAGACGCGGGCGCGCGTCTGGTAGAGCGGGCGGACGGCAGGCAGGTCGAACGCTCCGGCGCGCAGGCCGCGGTCGAGCCGCGGGATGCCGCGCGCGACGGCGAGCGTGAGCCCGATCGCATGGTCGGAGACGGACTCGGTCCCGTAGTCGGGCACGTTGCACACCGCGATGCCGCGCTCGGTCGCCGCGGGGATGTCGACCGAGTCGACTCCGACCCCGTACCGCCCGACGACCCGCAGCCGCGGCAGCCGGTCCATGAGCTCACCCGTGATGCGCGCGTACTGGACGAGGATCCCGTCGGCGTCGGCGCACGCCTCGACGATCGCGTCGTCGTCGAACGCCTGGCGGACCGTCAAGGTCGCACCTGCGGCGTCGGCGACGGCCTGCTCGGGCGCGAACGAGTCGTGGTCGCACTCGGTGGTGGTGATCTGCACGGTGTCTCCCGGTGCGTCGGTGCTGGGGCGGGCGGGTGCGGCGGTCAGCGGGCGAGCCAGCCGCCGTCGACGGGGACGATCGCCCCGTTGACGTACGACGCCGCGCGCGACGCGAGGAACAGGACGGCCCCCGCGATGTCGTCGGGCTCCGCCCAGCGACCGGCCGGGATGCGGGCGAGGATCTCCTCAGAGCGGCCCGCGTCGTCGCGCAGCTGCTGCGTGTTCGCGGTCGCGACGTACCCGGGGGCGACGGCGTTGACGTTGAGGCCCTTGCTCGCCCACTCGTTCGCGAGCGCCTTCGTCAGGCCCGCGATCGCAGACTTCGACGACGTGTACCCGGGGACGTTGATGCCGCCCTGGAACGAGAGCATCGACGCGGTGTTGATGATCTTGCCGCTGCCGCGCTCGATCATCGCGCGGCCGACCTCGCGGGAGAGCACCCATGCCGAGCGCAGGTTGACGTCGACGACGTGGTCGAAGTCCTCGTCCGGGTGCTCGGCGGCGGGAGCACGGCGGATCGTGCCGCCGTTGTTCACGAGGATGTCCACGGGCAGCCCGGCGAGCTGGTCTGCGAGCGCCGCGACGGCGCCGCGGTCGGAGAAGTCGGCGGCGAGGGGCGTGAACTCACGCCCCGCCGCCTCGACGGCGGTGCGGACCTCGGAGTCGCCGAGCGGCATCGAGTGGGAGATGCCGACGACGTCGGCACCTGCCCTCGCGAGGGTCGTCGCGATCGCGAGCCCGATCCCCTGGCTCGCGCCGGTCACGACGGCGAGCTGCCCCTCCAGGGAGAAGAGGTCGGTGAGGTAGGCGGGGACGGTGCTGGTGCTCATGGGGGTATCTCTCGTTCGGGCGGTGCGCCACGGCGGGGGCCGCGGCAGCCGGACGGTTCAGCGGGGGCGGTAGCCGAGCGCGGCGGAGATGGCGTCGGCGGCCGCGACGGCCCTGGGCGCCATCGCCTCCATCTGCGCCTCGTCGTGCTCGACGGCGATCGAGGAGATCGACAGGCCGTACTTGACGCGGCCTGTGTGGTCGCGGATCGGGGCGGCGACGCACACGACGCCGGGCACGTTCTCCTCGCGGTCGCGGGCGTAGCCCTTGGCCCTGACGTCCGCGATCTCGGCCTTGAGACCGTCGAGCGTCGTGATCGTGCGGTCGGTGCGGCGCACGAGGCCGGCGCGCGCGACGAACCGCTCGACCTCCTCGTCCGTCCAGTCCGCCAGCACGGCCTTGCCGATGCCGGACGAGTGCATCGGGATCGCGTGCCCGACCCGCGAGGGCATCTGGTAGGGCTTGTCCGAGTCGGTGCGCACCAGGTAGACGATCTCGTCGCTCGCCGCGACGCCGACGTGCACAGTGCAGTGCACGTCCGCGACGAGCGCCTCGACGTGCGGGCGCGCGATCGAGGAGATGTCGATGTTCTCGAGGGCGCGGCCCGCGAGCGTGAGGATCTTCGGGCCGGGCTGGAAGCGCCCCTCCCGGTCGACCAGGATGAACTGGTGGTCCTGCAAGGTCGCGAGGATGCGGTGCGCTGTCGCCTTGGCCAGACCGGTCGCCTCGACGATGTCGGTGAAGCGGTCGTGGCGCAGCGCGGCCTCGAGGACGAGAAGGGTCTTCTCGCTCGCGTTCGCGCTCGCGGGGCGCGCCGTCGTCTCGGTCATGTCGTCGTCCTGTCTTCTCGCTGATCAGCGCATGTCGGCGACGGCGAAGCCGTCCATGTCGTCGAAGGACTGATTCTCGCCCGCCATGCCCCACACGAAGGAGTACGACGCCGTCCCGACGCCGGAGTGGACGGACCAGCTCGGGGCGATGATCGCCTCGCGGTTCGCGACGACGAGGTGGCGTGTCTCGGTCGGCTCGCCGAGGAGGTGGATGACGCGCGCGTCCTCGGGGAGGTCGAAGTAGAGGTAGGCCTCCATGCGACGGTCGTGCGTGTGCGCCGGCATGGTGTTCCACATGCTGCCGGGGTGCAGCGTGGTGACGCCCATGACGATCTGGCAGGACTTCACGCCGTTCTCGTGGATGTACTGGTTGAGCGTGCGACGGTTGGACGTGAGCTGGTCGCCGAGCTCGCGGACGTTGCCCTGGCCGGCCTCGACGAGCGTCGTCGGGTAGGCCGTGTGGGCGGGCGCGCTCATGACGTAGAACGCGGCGGGGTCGGCGCCGTCCTCGGACGCGAAGGTCACGCCCTGGACGCCGCGGCCGACGTAGAGGCACGAGCCCTTCGTGAGGGTGTACGTCGCGCCGTCGGCCGTGACCGTGCCGGTCCCGCCGACGTTGATGACGCCGGCCTCGCGGTGCTCGAGGAAGAACTCCGAGCGAATCTCGGGGAACGTCGGCAGGTCGAGCGGCCTGCTGACAGGGGTGACGCCGAGCAGCACGACGCGGTCGTGGTGCGTGTAGACGGCACCGACCTCGTCGGGTCGGAAGAGGTCCTGCACGAGGTAGCGGCGTCGCAGCTCTGCGGTGTCCATGCCGGGGACGTGCTCGGGGCTGGTGGCGTAACGCTGTTCCATGACTGTTCCTTCTGCGCCTGTGAGCGACTAGATCAGGCCGGTGAGGCGGGGCAGCCAGAGCGAGAGCTCGGGCACGAACACGACGAGGAAGAGGACGGCGATCAGCACGAGGAAGAACGGCATCAGCCGGGCGATGACCGCCTCGAGCCGTGCTCCGGCGACCTGCGCCCCGACGAAGAGCACGGGGGCTGACGGCGGCGAGATCACCGCGATCGACAGGTTGAAGACCATCATGATGCCGAAGTGCACCGGGTGGATCCCGAAGTCGATCGCGATCGGCAGGAAGATCGGCGTGAAGATGAGGATCGCCGGGGTCGGGTCGAGCGGGATGCCGATGATGAGCAGCAGGACCATCATGATCAGCAGCACGACGACCTTGGAGTCGGTCCAGCCGAAGAGGGACTCTGCCATGAGCTGCGGGATCTTGGTGAAGCTCATGACCCAGCTCATGATCGACGAGACGCCGATGAGGAAGATGACGACGGAGCTCGTGCGGCACGCGGTGTACAGGATGTGCGGCAGGTCGGAGACCTTGATCGCCCGGTAGAGGAACGACAGCAGCAGGGCGTAGACGACGGCGACCGCGGAGCCCTCGGTCGGCGTGAACTTCCCGGCGACGATGCCGCCGATGACGATGACGACGAGCGTGAGCGACGGGAGCGCCTGGAGGAACGTCTTGACGACGACGGGGAACGGCGTCCAGGACGTCGCGTTGAGCTCGGGGCGCTTGCGGGCGTACCACCACACGACGACGGCGCACGACAGGGCCCAGAGGATGCCCGGGATGTAGCCGGCCATGAACAGCGCACCGATCGACGTGCCGCCCGAGGCGAGCGCGAAGACGATGAGCGTGTTGCTCGGGGGGATGAGCATGCCTGCGGGGGCGGACGCGACGTTCGCGGCGGCAGAGAAGGCCTTGTCGTAGCCCTCCTTCTTCTGCATCGGCGACATGGTCGTGCCGACAGCGGCCGCGGCGGCGACCGCGGAGCCAGAGATCGCCCCGAAGAGCATGTTCGCCATGACGTTCGTCTGCGTGAGGGGGCCGGGCGTCTTGCCGACCATGACCTTCGCGAGGTTGATGAGCCTGGCGGCGATGCCGCCGTTGTTCATGATCTGACCGGCCAGGACGAAGAACGGGATGGCGAGCAGGGGGAAGGAGTCGACGCCCTTGAACATGCGCTGGGCCGACGTGAGGATCCCGTTGTCCCAGCCGAGGACGAGGACCATGCAGACCGCCGACGGGAGGGCGATCGAGATGGAGACCGGCGCGCCGATCGCCAGGAGGAGGGCCATGCCGCCCAGGAGCACGAACCCGATCGTTGCTGCGTCGGTCACAGTTCCACCTCGTCCTCGGGTGCGATCTCCTCGACCCCGGTGTAGCTCGGCGAGAGCGTACGGACCAGGTGGAAGAGGAGGTAGAGGGTGAGCAGCGCGCCGGAGACGGGCACCGCCAGGTACAGGACGCCTGCGTTGAGCGGCAGGACGGGGTTCTTCTGGTCCCACGTGAGCATCGCGTTGTCCCAGCCGCCCCAGACCATGACGATCGTGGCGAAGGACAGGGTGCACAGGTAGGCGAGGACCTCGACCCAGCGCTGCCAGAAGACGGGCACCTTCCGGACGAGGAAGTCGATGCAGACGTCGGCCTTCTCCCCGGTCGCGATAGAGATGCCGATGAGGCTGAGCCAGATGAAGACGTAGCGGGCTGCCTCCTCGGTCCAGACGCTCGGGTTGTTGAGCACGAGGCGGGTGATGACCTGCCAGCTCACGAGGATCACCAGCAGCGCGAACAGGCTCACGCAGATCGTCTTGAGGACGACGTCGAGGTATCTCTTGACTCTCGTCATGGGGTGGGTGCTTCCTTCCGGCGGCCCGTGCCGCCGCCGGGGGACGGCGGCACGGGCCTTTCAGCGGGTCCGGTCAGCGCGCGGCTTCGATCTTGTCGTAGATCGCCTTGGTCACGTCCGTCGTCAGGCGCTCCTCGTGGAGGGGCAGGACGGCGGTGCGGAAGGCCTCGACGTCGGCGTCGTTGAACTTGGCGCCGGCAGCCTCTGCCTTGGCCTTCGCAGCCTCGACGCCCTCCTGGAAGAGGGAGAGCTCGGTGTCGACCGACGCGGCGACGGCGTCGGTCAGGACCTTGCGGGACTCCTCGTCCATGTCGGCGAGGACCTTGGGGTTGATGATGAGCGTGTCGGGCATCATCAGGTGCTTCGTGTAGGAGTAGAAGCCCGCGATCTCGGCGTGCGCGAGGTCGGAGTAGATGAGCTCGTTGTTCTCGGCACCGTCGAGCACGCCCGACTGGATGGCGGTGTAGACCTCGCCCTGGGCCATCGGGGTGCCGACGCCGCCCATGAGCTCCATCATCCGGACGTTGGTGTCGGATCCGATGACGCGGATCTTCTGCCCCTTGAGGTCGGCCGGCGTCGTGACGGGGCCCTTGGTCGTGTACACGTTGCGGATGCCGCCGTGGTACGAGGCGAGGACGTGGATGTTCTTGTCGTCCATCGACGAGTAGAGGTCGCCGACGATCTCCGGGTCGTTGAGGACCTTCATCTGGTGCTCGGCCGACTCGTACAGGTAGGGCAGGTTGACGACGGCGAAGTCGGGGTTGAAGTTCTCGAGGAGCGAGCCACCGACGATGGCCATCTCGACGGAACCGGACTGGACCATCTCGATGGTCTCGGCCTGGGCGCCGAGGAGCTCGTCCGGGAACAGCTCGAGGGCGTACTTGCCGCCCGTCTGCTCCTTGAGCTTCTCGCCGATCTCGGCGATCGCCTTGGCCTGCGGGTGTGCGGAGTTCTGGTTGAACGCGACCTTGAAGGTCTTCGTCGAGCCGGAGTCGGACGACGAGTCGTCCGAGCTGGAGCAAGCGGTGAGGCCGAGGGTCGCGATGCCTGCGGCAGCGATCAGCGAGACGACTTTGTTCCGTCGCATGGGGGTTTCTCCTCGTTCGGCTCATCGGGGGGAGATGAGCGGGTGTGATGCCCGGGGGAGGCTGTGCGGGAGCGGGGGCTCCGATGTCCGTACTTCGTCGTGCGGAAGATCGACGTCGGTGTCGATCTGTTTCTTTCGGTGGAACTCAGTTCCGGGGGGTGGAACAAGTAAAGACAGACGGATCACGCCGCGTCAACACGTCACCTCCATCGAGATCAGTTCGAGACCTGAGATCGTTGAAGCGGTGAGGACATCCGATCTCTCGGGCCCACCGCGTGACCTGCGACGATGGAGGAACCTTGCCGACCGACCCGCCCATGCCTGCACTGACCCTCGGTGCGTACGCGATCGCTCCGCCCCCTGAGACGGACGGCGGGCGCGCCGAGCGCGAGCTCTACGACGCGCTCGGTGACGTCCCGTTCGACGCGTACGAGCTGCCGCTCGTCGCCGAGGGCCTGCCCGGCCTCGAGCTCGACTGGGTCCGTGCCCGGGTGCCGGAGGACCGTGACCTCGTGGTCACGGCGATCCCCCGCACGATGGTGCGTCTCGGCCGCGACGCGTCGTACGGGCTCGCGTCGAGCGACGAGGACGGTCGCCAGGCGGCGCTCGCGGACCTCGCGGTCGTGCGCGACTTCGCGTTGCGGCTCGCCGACGCGTCGGGTCGGCGCCGCGTGCTTGCGATCGAGGTGCACTCTGCACCGGGGCCCGACGGGATGAACGGGCGCGGTGGTGCACCCGGTTCGTCGGAGGCGTTCGCGCGGTCGCTCGTGGAGATCGCTTCCTGGGGCTTGGGCGCGCGGGTCGTCGTCGAGCATTGCGACCGGCTCGTCGAGGGGCAGGTGCCGGAGAAGGGCTTCTTCCCGGTGGTCGACGAGATCGCGGCGGCGCGCCGCGCGGACGAACTGGGCGCGATGCCGCTCGACGACGGGTCGGCGGCGCTCGGGCTGTCGCTCAACTGGGGCCGGTCGGCACTGGAGGACCGCAGCGGTCAGGCGCCGGTCGAGCATGCGCGCGCGGCCGCGGAGGCGGGGCTGCTGCGCGGCGTCATCCTGTCGGGCGCGACGCCTGAGGCAACCGCGTGGGGCGCGCCGTGGTCGGACGGGCACATCCCGCCCCGCGGTGAGGCTCCGGCGCTCGCCGGGTCGACGGCGTCGGCGCTCGACCTCGACGCGGCGCGCGCGACGTTCGCCGCGGCCGGGGACGGGCTGGACTACGTCGGCGCGAAGGTGTCGGTGCGCCCGCTCGACGCGAGCGTCGCCGAACGGGTCGCCCTGGCCGAGGCGTCGCTCGACCTCGTGCGCCGCGCGTTCGCCGGCTGAGCGGCGCACGTTCTCCGGCTGAGCGGCGCCGTCCTGCGACCGCCGCCCGGTTGCTGGCCGAGCACCGCGCCTTCGTCCTGAGCGCCGCCCGTTCGGCTACCACCGCCCGCTCGGCAACCGTCGCCCGGCTGCTGAGCGACGCCCCTCCTGCGACCGCTGGGCCGCCCCGTCAGCCGGCTGCCGTGCCCGCGAGCTCAGGAGCCGGGTCGCGCAGGCGCTGCGCGAGCCACCGGAGCGACTCGCCGACGGCCTGGCGTCGATCCGCGTCGGCGTAGCTGTCGAGCATGGAGACCCCGACGGCGCACGGTCGCGCCCCTCGCGCGCCCGGCACCGCGACGGCGATGCCGACGACGTGGTCGAAGGTCCGTCCGTCGTCGACACCGTAGCCGCGCTCACGGGTGCGTTCGAGCTCTTCCTCGAGGATCCGCTCGACGACCGACCCGCCCGACGCCTCGGCGACGGCACGGACCGCGGCGGCCCGTCCGGCGTCGTCGAGCGAGGCGAGCATGACCTGCCCGACGGCGGTCGTCGTCGCGGGGAGGCGGTCGCCGACGGAGGCGGAGACACGCAGCGGCGCGGTCCCCTCGTGCCGTGCGACGTACAGCACGGCGGGGACGCGCCGCCCTGCCGTGATCATCTCGTCGAGGACGGCGAGCTGGACCACCTCCTCGCGAAGGACAGGGTCGCGCCGACAGGCGGCGGCGAACTCGCGCGCGGGCTCGAACTGGCGGACGTACGCCCCGCCGAGCGCGACGGTGGCCCGGCCGAGACGCATGCCGCCGTCGACCTTCTCGACGTAGCCGGCCGCCTCGAGCTCCGCGCACAGCGCGGAGGTCGACGACTTGGGCGCGTCGAGCGCGCGGGACAGCTCGCTCAGCGTGCGCGGCTCGCCGGGCTGGGCGGCGAGGAGCTCGAGCAGCGCGACCGCGCGCGCGACGGCAGGGACGCTCACGCGAGGTCCTCCGGTCGGACTCGGTTGCGCAGCGGCTCGCCTGCGAGCAGTCGCCGCGCGTTGTCCGCGGCGAGCCGCGCGATGCGCGCGTCCTCGGCGTCGGTCAGGGCGGCCGTGTGGGGACTGAGCAACACCCGGGGGTGCGTCCACAGCGGGCTCGACCGGTCGAGCGGCTCGTGCGCGACGACGTCGAGGGCCGCGAAGCCGACCTGACCTGATCCGAGCGCCCGGGCGAGCGCCTCCTCGTCGATCACGGTCCCGCGGCCGACGTTGACGACCGTGACTCCCGGGCGCGCGGCGCCGAGCACCGCGTCGTCGACGAGGCCGTTCGTCCCCGGGGCGCCCGGCAGGGTGACGACGATCGCGTCGACCTGCCCCACGGCGTCGGGCAGCTCGTCGAGCCCGACGACGCGCGAGACTCCCGGGACGTCGACCTCGGATCGGTTCGCGCCGACCACCGTCGCCCCCACGGCGCTGAAGAGTCGAACGCAGTCGCGTCCGATGCTCCCGAGCCCGACGACGAGGATCGTCTGCTCGTGCACCTGCCCCATCGCCCAACGCGGCGCCCACTCGCCTGCCCGCTGGTGCTCCTGCAGCTTCGGAAGGTCCTTCGCGCCCGCAAGCACGCCGAGCAGCGCGAACTCGGCGAGCGTCCCGCCGTGCACCCCGGCCGAGGTCGTGAACGCGATCCGGTCGAGCGTCCCCTCGGGCAGTCCTGCGGCCGCGACCTGGGCCGCGCCGCCTGCCGCCATCGTCTGGACCCAGCGCAGCCGCGGGTTCGCCGCGACGGTCCGGGCAAGCGCTGCCGGCGACACGTCCGGGATGCCGTAGAGCGCCTCGGCGGAGTCGACGAGCGCGTCGAAGGCTGCCTGCTGCTCAGGCGTCCTGCGGAACGCCGGGTCGCCGTCGTGGTCCCCCGGGTGTCGCATGGGAGGGAGCAGCGAGTGGTCCCGCACGAGATCGAGGCCCGGCACGTCGCGCTCGAGCTGGACGCACAGGTCCTCCGGCAGCGGGGTGGCCAGGACCATGCGGAGCGCGTTCGACATGTCGAACAGTATTCACCATGCCGGACGGACGCGCTAGGGTGGCCGCATGAACACGCGCGGACACGTCGGCTTCATCGGCCTCGGCACGATGGGCGCCCCCATGGCCGGCCACCTGCTCGACGCGCTGGGGCCCGGGCGGCTGCACATCACTGCCCGCAGGCCCGCTGCCGCCGAGCCGCTCGTCGCGCGCGGGGCCGTCTGGCACGGGTCGGCTCGCGAGCTCGCGGCGGCCTGCGACACCGTCGTCCTCATGGTCCCCGACCTCCCCCAGGTCCGGGACCTCCTCGAGGGCGCGGAGGGCCTGCTCGCCGGCGCGGGCGACGACCTGCTCGTCGTCGTCAGCTCGACGTCGTCCCCGCAGGGCGTGCGCGAGCTCGACTCGGAGCTGCGCGACCGGACGGGGGGCGCGGTCCGCGTCGTCGACGCCCCGGTATCCGGCGGCGAGGAGGGGGCGCGCGCCGGCACGCTCGCGATCATGGTCGGCGGCCCTGACGACGACGCCGCGCGGGCGTGCGCGGCGCTCGCTCCGTGCGGACGGCCGGAGCACCTCGGCCCGCTCGGCGCGGGCCAGGTCGCCAAGGCCTGCAACCAGATGATCGTCGCCGCGACCGTCGCCGCGCTCGGCGAGGCGAGCGTGCTCGCGGAGCGTGCGGGGCTCGACGTCGGGCGCCTGCTCGCGCTGCTCGGCACGGGGTACGCCGGGTCGCGCATCCTCGACGTCAAGGCGCGGCGCTTCGCGGAGCACGACCACTCGCCGTCCGGCGCCGCGAGGTTCATGGTCAAGGACCTCACGTTCGCGACCGAGGAGGCGGTGCGTACCGGCACCGGCACCCCGCAGCTCGACACCCTGCGGACGCTCTTCACCGACCTGACCGACGCAGGCCTGGGCGACCAGGACACCGCCGTCGTCCAGGCCTGGGTCGAACGACTCGAACGGCCCGACAGCGGCAGGTGATCTGCGTCACTCCACTGCCCCCGCGTGACACGAGCTGTCGAGTGCGCGTGCGCGCACGCGTAGCACGCCCCGCCCCTCCGCCACCAGAGCGCGGAGGCCGCGAGCGCGGCGGTCCGGCGCTGTCGGCGGCGTTATCGTTCCCGTGGACCGTGCCCGACGACGAGGACCCCACATGACTGACAAGAACCCGATCCTCGGATCGCTCACCCCGGGTTCCCGGCGGAACTTCCTCGACACGCTGCGCGCCGAGAACACGGGCGCGATCCTCCTGCTCGCCGGCGCCGTCGTCGCGCTCCTCTGGGCAAACTCGCCGTGGGGCGACAGCTACCGGGACCTCTCCGCGTCCCGGGTCGGCCCCTCGGGCCTGCACCTCGACCTCACGCTCGCGCAGTGGGCGACCGACGGGCTCCTCGCGATCTTCTTCTTCGTCGTCGGCGTCGAGCTCAAGCGCGAGATCGTCGACGGCCAGCTGCGCCGCCCGTCGACCGCGATCGTGCCGATCGTCGCCGCCGTCGGCGGCATGGCCGTCCCGGCCCTCCTCTACGCGGCCGTCAACGTGGTCGGCGACGGCGCCATGCACGGCTGGGCCGTCCCGGTCGCGACCGACATCGCATTCGCCGTCGCCGTCCTCGCGATCGCCGGCAAGGGCCTGCCCACCGCACTGCGGGCCTTCCTGCTCACGCTCGCCGTCGTCGACGACCTGCTCGGCATCATCGTCATCGCGGCGTTCTACACCGCCTCCCTCGACTTCGTCATGATGGGCGGCGCCGCCCTCGTGATCGCCGCCTTCGGGGTGCTCGTCCGCAAGCGCGGCGGCGCCTCGCCGTGGCTGCTCGTCCCCCTCGCCGTCCTCGCGTGGGCACTCATGCACGCGTCGGGCATCCACGCGACGATCGCCGGCGTGCTGCTCGGCTTCACGGTGCCCGCGCTCGCCCGCGAGGGCGAGAACCACAGCCTCGCCGAGCACTACGAGCACCGCTGGCGCCCGATCTCCGCAGGCTTCGCGGTCCCCGTGTTCGCGCTCTTCGCCGCTGGCGTCACCATGACGCCCGACGCCCTGCGCGACGCGCTCGGCAACCCCGTCGCGATCGGCGTCGTCCTCGGCCTCGTCGTCGGCAAGCCGCTCGGCATCACCGCCGCCACCTGGCTCCTCGTGCGGCTCACGCGCGCGACCCTCGACCCTGCTCTGCGCTGGCTGGACGTCGTGGCCGTCGCGTGCGTCGGCGGCATCGGCTTCACCGTCGCCCTGCTCATCGGCGAGCTCTCCTTCCCGCCCGGCTCCGCCGACAGCGAGGCGGGCAAGGCCGCGATCCTCGTCGGCTCGCTGCTGTCCGCCCTGCTCGGCGGCCTGCTCCTCGCCTGGCGCTCGCGCGTCCACCGCACCGCCCCCGTCCGCACCGACGACGTGCAGGTACGCCCCCAGGAGGAACCGCCGCACAACGGCTAGGATCGTCCAGGCCGAGCGGGAGCACCGAGGCGAGGACAGAGGCGACGAGCGACGTGAGCGACCACAGCTACGGGGTCATCGAGGCAGGCTCAGGCCACCTCGGTCACGTCACGTGGGCAGCTTTCGGCCCCACCGACTCCCCGCTCCCCCCGGCCGTGCTGGTCCACGGCCTGGGCGACTCCGCCGCCTGCTGGCCCGGCGTCGTCGAGCACCTCGCCGAGAGCCGGCTCGTCATCGTCTCCGACCTGCGCGGCCATGGAGACTCCCCGCTCCCGGACGGTCCCGTCACGGTGCGCGCCCTCGCCGACGACCTCGCCGTCGTCGTCCACCGCGTGGCCCAGCGACCGGCGGCCCTGATCGGCCACTCGCTCGGCGGGCTCGTCGCGCAGGACCTCGCCCTGCGCGGTCCCGCGCTCGTCTCGGCCCTCGTGCTCGAAGACCCTGCCTGGACGGCGAGCGACACCACCTTCCCCGACGTCGCGCGCACCTTGCGCGAGCTGAACACCACACCGTACGCACGGCTCCTCGCGTCCGTCACCCGCGACCACCCGACGTGGCCCGCTGCCGAGGCCGCGCCGTGGGCGGCGTCGAAGCGCCAGCTCGACCCGCGCTTCCTCGACCGCGCGGCCGGCTTCTCGCAGGACTGGCTGTCACCGCTGGCGCGGCTCGCGCCCGACGGCGAGTTCACGACGACGGTCCTGCTCGGGCAGGAGGAGCTCGGCGGGATCATCCCCGCAGAGATGGCCGAGCGGGCCGAAGAGCTGCTCGACGGCAAGGGTGAGGTGCTCGTCCTCGCTGCGGGCCACGACGTCCGACGTGAGCAGCGCGCGACCTACCTGCACCTCCTCGACGAGGCGCTCGTCCCCCGCACCGCGGGCTGAACGGACCGCCAGGCCGTCACGCCAGCGGCGACACACCCCGAGGTAGGCCCTCCCACGCGAGACAGGGCTCTGGATCGCCCTACGTCGCGGGCGACGCCCTACCTCGCGCGAGGCGCCCACCACGCCCCCGGCGCCCCGCGCGCTCGGCGCCCCACCTCGCACCCGGCGCCCCACGCGCTCGGCGCGTTGCGCGCACGGCGCGTTGCGCGCACGGCGCTCGCCTCGGCCGAGGGCGATCGGGGATGCGGCAGCGCTCGTCAGTCTGGGGAGGGCGCGTTCGACGACTCCGGCTCGAGCAGGAGGATCGCGTCATGGTGCGTGCGCAGGGCCGTCGACGGGACGGCGGGGCCGACGGGCGCGGAGAGCGTCGCGGCGATCGCCGCGGCCTTGCGACGCTCCGGCACGTTGACGATGATCTTCTCGCCCGCGAGCAGCCCGGGCACGGTCACGGAGATCGCCCGGGCGGGCACGTCGTCGATGACGGCAAAGTGC
This genomic window from Flavimobilis soli contains:
- a CDS encoding IclR family transcriptional regulator; amino-acid sequence: MSVPAVARAVALLELLAAQPGEPRTLSELSRALDAPKSSTSALCAELEAAGYVEKVDGGMRLGRATVALGGAYVRQFEPAREFAAACRRDPVLREEVVQLAVLDEMITAGRRVPAVLYVARHEGTAPLRVSASVGDRLPATTTAVGQVMLASLDDAGRAAAVRAVAEASGGSVVERILEEELERTRERGYGVDDGRTFDHVVGIAVAVPGARGARPCAVGVSMLDSYADADRRQAVGESLRWLAQRLRDPAPELAGTAAG
- a CDS encoding alpha/beta fold hydrolase, translating into MSDHSYGVIEAGSGHLGHVTWAAFGPTDSPLPPAVLVHGLGDSAACWPGVVEHLAESRLVIVSDLRGHGDSPLPDGPVTVRALADDLAVVVHRVAQRPAALIGHSLGGLVAQDLALRGPALVSALVLEDPAWTASDTTFPDVARTLRELNTTPYARLLASVTRDHPTWPAAEAAPWAASKRQLDPRFLDRAAGFSQDWLSPLARLAPDGEFTTTVLLGQEELGGIIPAEMAERAEELLDGKGEVLVLAAGHDVRREQRATYLHLLDEALVPRTAG
- a CDS encoding D-2-hydroxyacid dehydrogenase — encoded protein: MSNALRMVLATPLPEDLCVQLERDVPGLDLVRDHSLLPPMRHPGDHDGDPAFRRTPEQQAAFDALVDSAEALYGIPDVSPAALARTVAANPRLRWVQTMAAGGAAQVAAAGLPEGTLDRIAFTTSAGVHGGTLAEFALLGVLAGAKDLPKLQEHQRAGEWAPRWAMGQVHEQTILVVGLGSIGRDCVRLFSAVGATVVGANRSEVDVPGVSRVVGLDELPDAVGQVDAIVVTLPGAPGTNGLVDDAVLGAARPGVTVVNVGRGTVIDEEALARALGSGQVGFAALDVVAHEPLDRSSPLWTHPRVLLSPHTAALTDAEDARIARLAADNARRLLAGEPLRNRVRPEDLA
- a CDS encoding NAD(P)-dependent oxidoreductase is translated as MNTRGHVGFIGLGTMGAPMAGHLLDALGPGRLHITARRPAAAEPLVARGAVWHGSARELAAACDTVVLMVPDLPQVRDLLEGAEGLLAGAGDDLLVVVSSTSSPQGVRELDSELRDRTGGAVRVVDAPVSGGEEGARAGTLAIMVGGPDDDAARACAALAPCGRPEHLGPLGAGQVAKACNQMIVAATVAALGEASVLAERAGLDVGRLLALLGTGYAGSRILDVKARRFAEHDHSPSGAARFMVKDLTFATEEAVRTGTGTPQLDTLRTLFTDLTDAGLGDQDTAVVQAWVERLERPDSGR
- the nhaA gene encoding Na+/H+ antiporter NhaA, producing the protein MTDKNPILGSLTPGSRRNFLDTLRAENTGAILLLAGAVVALLWANSPWGDSYRDLSASRVGPSGLHLDLTLAQWATDGLLAIFFFVVGVELKREIVDGQLRRPSTAIVPIVAAVGGMAVPALLYAAVNVVGDGAMHGWAVPVATDIAFAVAVLAIAGKGLPTALRAFLLTLAVVDDLLGIIVIAAFYTASLDFVMMGGAALVIAAFGVLVRKRGGASPWLLVPLAVLAWALMHASGIHATIAGVLLGFTVPALAREGENHSLAEHYEHRWRPISAGFAVPVFALFAAGVTMTPDALRDALGNPVAIGVVLGLVVGKPLGITAATWLLVRLTRATLDPALRWLDVVAVACVGGIGFTVALLIGELSFPPGSADSEAGKAAILVGSLLSALLGGLLLAWRSRVHRTAPVRTDDVQVRPQEEPPHNG